From a region of the Pseudomonadaceae bacterium SI-3 genome:
- the gloA gene encoding lactoylglutathione lyase has product MRLLHTMLRVGDMERSIAFYTEVLGMTLLRRKDYPEGKFTLAFVGYGDEAHNSVLELTHNWDVEKYDLGDGYGHIALEVEDVYKACEDIRSRGGKITREPGPMKHGTSILAFIEDPDGYKVELLSPSRRD; this is encoded by the coding sequence ATGAGACTGCTGCATACCATGCTGCGAGTCGGCGATATGGAGCGATCCATCGCCTTCTACACCGAAGTGCTGGGCATGACCCTGCTGCGACGTAAGGATTATCCGGAAGGCAAGTTCACCCTGGCGTTCGTCGGCTATGGCGACGAAGCGCATAACAGCGTGCTGGAGCTGACCCACAACTGGGACGTTGAAAAATATGACCTGGGCGACGGTTACGGCCATATCGCGCTGGAGGTTGAAGACGTATACAAGGCCTGCGAGGATATTCGCAGCCGTGGCGGCAAGATCACCCGCGAGCCGGGGCCAATGAAGCATGGCACCAGCATTCTTGCGTTTATCGAAGATCCGGACGGCTACAAGGTCGAACTGCTCTCTCCGTCGCGCCGGGACTAG
- a CDS encoding electron transport complex subunit RsxG, with protein sequence MIIPELSRSMLKNSLVLGLFAIFTVGGVTLLQQFTAERIQASERAAQLRALNEILPKDSYDNQLLDSSVLVQNPLLGTRQAMPAYVAMKNGQPSAVILQAIAPDGYSGAIHLLIGVQADGRIAGVRVVAHRETPGLGDKIELAKSPWIRSFENRSLNNPEASGWAVKKDRGEFDQFAGATITPRAVVGAVHRALQYFEAHKQELLATDTAPIAAEAALENEVEPDEVTTHSRAGAAATRDTLQINDPQTEQDRGQ encoded by the coding sequence ATGATCATCCCTGAACTCAGTCGCTCGATGCTTAAGAACAGCCTGGTGCTGGGGCTGTTCGCCATTTTCACCGTTGGCGGCGTGACGCTGTTGCAGCAGTTCACGGCAGAACGGATTCAAGCCTCGGAGCGTGCCGCGCAATTACGCGCCCTCAACGAGATCCTCCCAAAAGACAGCTATGACAATCAGCTGCTCGACAGCAGCGTTCTGGTGCAGAATCCGCTGCTCGGCACGCGGCAAGCCATGCCGGCCTATGTCGCGATGAAGAACGGCCAGCCAAGCGCGGTGATCCTGCAAGCCATTGCACCCGACGGATACAGCGGTGCGATTCACCTGCTCATAGGCGTGCAGGCCGACGGGCGGATTGCCGGCGTGCGCGTGGTCGCGCATCGGGAAACACCCGGGCTGGGCGACAAGATCGAACTGGCCAAGAGTCCCTGGATACGCAGTTTCGAAAACCGTTCGCTGAATAATCCGGAGGCCTCAGGCTGGGCCGTCAAGAAGGATCGTGGCGAGTTCGATCAGTTCGCTGGGGCCACCATCACCCCGCGTGCCGTAGTCGGCGCGGTCCATCGGGCCCTGCAGTATTTCGAGGCTCACAAGCAGGAGCTGCTCGCCACCGATACGGCTCCGATAGCAGCCGAGGCAGCGCTTGAAAACGAGGTCGAGCCCGACGAGGTCACCACACATTCACGGGCCGGCGCCGCCGCGACCCGCGATACATTGCAGATCAACGATCCGCAAACCGAGCAGGACCGAGGCCAATGA
- the nth gene encoding endonuclease III — translation MNAAKRLEIFRRFHEDNPEPKTELAYSTPFELLIAVILSAQATDVGVNKATAKLYPVANTPEAISALGYEGLCSYIKTIGLYPSKAKNVLETCRILIERHDSQVPDNREALEALPGVGHKTANVVLNTAFRQFTMAVDTHIFRVANRTNIAPGKNVLEVERKLVKFVPKDYLLDAHHWLILHGRYVCKARKPQCGSCRIEDLCEYKHKTSDD, via the coding sequence GTGAATGCTGCCAAACGCCTGGAGATCTTTCGCCGGTTTCATGAAGACAATCCGGAGCCAAAGACCGAGCTCGCCTACAGCACGCCGTTCGAGCTGTTGATAGCTGTGATTCTTTCGGCGCAGGCCACTGATGTCGGCGTTAACAAAGCAACAGCGAAGCTCTACCCGGTCGCCAACACCCCCGAAGCCATCTCTGCGCTTGGCTATGAAGGTCTGTGCAGCTATATCAAGACCATCGGTCTATACCCGAGCAAGGCGAAGAACGTACTCGAGACCTGCCGCATCCTCATTGAGCGACACGACAGCCAGGTTCCGGACAATCGCGAGGCCCTCGAGGCGCTACCGGGTGTCGGGCACAAGACGGCCAATGTCGTGCTCAATACTGCGTTTCGCCAGTTCACCATGGCGGTCGACACCCACATTTTTCGCGTCGCCAACCGCACAAATATTGCCCCTGGCAAAAACGTGCTGGAGGTCGAGCGCAAGCTGGTCAAATTCGTGCCGAAGGATTATCTGCTCGACGCCCATCATTGGCTGATCCTGCACGGACGCTACGTCTGCAAGGCGCGCAAGCCACAATGTGGCAGCTGCCGGATCGAGGACCTCTGCGAGTACAAGCACAAAACGTCGGACGATTGA
- a CDS encoding electron transport complex subunit RsxC — MTSLNVWDIHGGIHPPECKDLSNRTPIQLPPLPARLVVPLAQHIGAPAEPCVVLGERVLKGQKIAEAAGFVSVPVHAPTSGTVSFIGPQPYPHVSGMLSAAIAIDSDGHDEWIELQPQPDYRTMQPDQLLEQIRQAGISGLGGAGFPTAVKLNGPPPGKIRALIINGTECEPYITADDMLMREKAHELVTGIEILVHLIQPEQVLIGIEDNKPEAIEAVRTAVGDRGFLVKVFPTKYPSGGEKQLIQILTGEEVPSGGLPADIGMLCQNVGTCVAIHDAVLLGKPLISRVTTLTGEALARPMNVESLIGTPVANLLTFAGLDQNRLNRLIMGGPMMGFTLPSVDVPVIKTTNCLLASTLAELPPPPPALPCIRCGECAEVCPASLLPQQLHFFALGQEHEQLKAYNLFDCIECGACAYVCPSSIPLVQYYRAAKGEIRELEQKQQKAEHSKQRFELRQERLRRAEEQKEADRKARAERAAKAKAAQAEASSAPNQDDPVARVQAQKAGLSEQQKKLKIEASMAQVALKKAEKQLAIHATPELEAQVAELRTAAASAQKALNEAASATDSPTAASPVNDKAAKKAKIEAAMLRAQVRKLEKIDSRDAEQDTELSRLKAQLTEAEKTLAAVQDATPAAPAKPANDDTAKKAKIEAAMLRAQIRKLEKLDTREAEQDAELSRLRDQLIDAENALAAVQDSTPVPSAKPTSDDAAKKAKIEAAMLRAQVRKLEKIETRDAEQEAELSRLRSQLAEAEAALEPATQNTPAAKTKTPGEEALKKAKIELAMKRAELKKAEQAGAEDAQLSKLRDGLASAEQALHEAEAQSGKPAPELVRTDKQPIDDQTRAFKTEVAFARADLRKLERDDNSEAEAVERARARLSEAEQKLQEHTQS, encoded by the coding sequence ATGACCTCGCTGAACGTCTGGGATATCCATGGCGGCATACACCCGCCGGAGTGTAAGGATCTATCCAACCGCACGCCGATCCAGCTGCCGCCGCTCCCAGCTCGACTGGTTGTTCCGCTGGCCCAACATATCGGTGCGCCTGCCGAGCCATGCGTTGTGCTGGGTGAGCGTGTGCTGAAGGGGCAGAAGATCGCCGAGGCCGCAGGCTTCGTCAGTGTGCCGGTACATGCCCCGACGTCTGGCACAGTGAGTTTCATCGGTCCCCAGCCCTACCCTCACGTATCGGGAATGCTCAGCGCTGCCATTGCGATTGACAGCGATGGTCATGACGAATGGATCGAGCTGCAGCCGCAGCCGGACTACCGGACAATGCAGCCCGACCAGCTGCTGGAGCAAATCCGTCAGGCAGGCATCAGTGGCCTCGGGGGCGCTGGCTTCCCTACAGCCGTTAAGCTGAACGGCCCGCCCCCCGGAAAAATTCGTGCTCTGATCATCAATGGAACCGAATGCGAGCCCTACATCACTGCCGACGACATGTTGATGCGGGAGAAAGCCCATGAGCTTGTCACAGGGATCGAGATACTCGTTCATCTGATCCAGCCAGAGCAGGTCCTAATCGGCATCGAGGACAACAAACCAGAGGCGATCGAAGCCGTCCGCACGGCAGTGGGCGACCGTGGATTCCTGGTCAAGGTATTTCCTACCAAGTACCCCTCGGGTGGCGAAAAGCAGCTTATCCAGATTCTCACCGGCGAAGAGGTACCCAGCGGCGGCTTGCCGGCCGACATCGGCATGCTCTGCCAGAACGTCGGCACCTGCGTGGCCATTCATGATGCCGTGCTGTTAGGCAAACCACTCATCTCGCGCGTCACCACCCTTACCGGCGAAGCGCTGGCACGCCCCATGAACGTCGAGTCGTTGATCGGTACGCCAGTGGCAAACCTTCTCACCTTTGCCGGTCTCGACCAGAACCGGCTCAATCGGCTGATCATGGGCGGACCGATGATGGGCTTCACCCTGCCGTCGGTGGACGTGCCAGTGATCAAGACCACCAACTGCTTACTCGCCAGCACGCTTGCGGAGCTGCCTCCGCCACCACCAGCGCTGCCATGCATTCGCTGCGGCGAGTGTGCAGAGGTCTGCCCGGCGAGTCTGTTACCGCAACAGCTGCACTTCTTCGCGCTGGGCCAGGAGCACGAGCAGCTCAAGGCCTACAACCTGTTCGACTGCATCGAGTGTGGCGCCTGTGCCTACGTCTGCCCGTCGAGTATCCCGCTGGTGCAGTACTACCGCGCCGCCAAAGGCGAAATCCGCGAACTGGAGCAGAAGCAACAGAAAGCGGAGCACTCCAAGCAGCGCTTCGAGCTGCGCCAGGAGCGTCTGCGCCGTGCCGAAGAGCAGAAGGAGGCGGACCGTAAGGCCCGCGCCGAACGCGCCGCAAAGGCCAAGGCAGCGCAGGCCGAGGCCAGCTCCGCACCGAATCAGGACGACCCGGTCGCCCGCGTCCAGGCGCAAAAGGCGGGCCTGTCTGAACAGCAGAAGAAGCTTAAGATCGAAGCTAGCATGGCCCAGGTCGCGCTGAAAAAAGCTGAAAAGCAGCTCGCCATCCATGCGACGCCCGAACTGGAAGCGCAGGTTGCTGAGTTACGCACCGCGGCTGCCAGCGCGCAGAAGGCACTGAACGAAGCCGCCAGTGCTACGGACAGTCCCACCGCAGCATCGCCGGTCAACGACAAGGCTGCCAAAAAAGCCAAGATCGAAGCCGCGATGCTGCGGGCGCAGGTTCGAAAGCTGGAGAAGATCGACTCCCGTGATGCCGAGCAGGACACCGAGCTGAGCCGCCTCAAGGCCCAGCTGACCGAAGCGGAGAAAACACTAGCTGCGGTGCAGGACGCCACGCCTGCGGCTCCAGCCAAACCCGCCAACGACGACACCGCAAAGAAGGCCAAAATCGAAGCCGCGATGTTGCGTGCACAGATCCGCAAGCTGGAAAAGCTCGACACCCGTGAGGCCGAGCAGGACGCCGAACTGAGCCGTCTGCGGGATCAACTTATCGACGCGGAGAACGCTTTGGCGGCGGTTCAGGATTCCACGCCTGTGCCTTCAGCCAAGCCCACCAGCGACGACGCCGCAAAGAAGGCGAAGATCGAGGCTGCCATGCTGCGGGCGCAGGTTCGAAAGCTGGAGAAGATCGAAACCAGAGATGCCGAGCAGGAGGCAGAGCTGAGCCGCTTGCGGTCGCAGCTGGCCGAGGCCGAAGCCGCGCTTGAACCCGCAACGCAAAACACGCCAGCCGCCAAAACCAAAACGCCTGGCGAAGAGGCGCTCAAGAAAGCCAAGATCGAGTTGGCGATGAAACGCGCCGAGCTCAAAAAAGCCGAACAAGCCGGCGCCGAAGACGCGCAGCTGAGCAAGCTGCGCGATGGGCTGGCCAGCGCGGAACAAGCGCTTCATGAGGCGGAAGCGCAGTCCGGCAAGCCAGCACCAGAACTGGTACGCACAGACAAGCAACCCATAGATGACCAGACTCGCGCCTTCAAGACAGAAGTTGCGTTTGCGCGGGCCGATTTGCGCAAGCTTGAGCGCGACGACAACAGTGAAGCCGAGGCCGTCGAACGCGCCCGAGCACGTTTAAGCGAAGCCGAGCAAAAACTACAGGAACACACCCAATCGTAA
- the rnt gene encoding ribonuclease T, whose product MSDDQFDDELEGNQPGKPRSPMARRFRGFLPVVVDVECGGFNCATDALLEIAAVTIGMDEQGLLYPQDTLFFRVEPFAGANIEAAALEFTGIKLDHPLRMAVPESQAMNEIIRGVRKAVKSAGCKRAILVGHNSSFDLGFLNAAIARCDIKRNPFHPFSSFDTATLAGLAYGQTVLAKACQAADIDFDGREAHSARYDTEKTAELFCGIVNRWREMGGWEEFDE is encoded by the coding sequence ATGAGCGACGATCAGTTTGACGACGAGCTGGAAGGCAACCAGCCAGGCAAGCCGCGCTCGCCCATGGCGAGACGCTTTCGAGGCTTCCTGCCAGTCGTTGTTGATGTTGAGTGCGGCGGATTCAATTGCGCGACCGACGCGCTGCTGGAAATTGCTGCCGTGACCATCGGCATGGACGAGCAGGGTTTGCTCTACCCGCAAGACACGCTCTTCTTCCGAGTCGAACCCTTCGCTGGCGCCAATATCGAAGCAGCCGCGCTGGAGTTCACCGGCATCAAGCTCGACCACCCGCTGCGCATGGCCGTTCCCGAATCACAGGCGATGAATGAGATCATTCGCGGCGTGCGCAAAGCGGTGAAATCAGCCGGCTGCAAACGTGCCATTCTCGTCGGCCACAACAGTAGCTTTGATCTCGGGTTCCTGAACGCAGCAATCGCCCGCTGCGATATCAAGCGCAACCCATTCCACCCCTTCTCCAGCTTCGACACTGCGACGCTGGCAGGCCTCGCCTACGGCCAGACCGTCCTCGCAAAAGCCTGCCAGGCAGCCGATATCGACTTTGACGGACGCGAAGCACACTCTGCGCGCTACGACACGGAAAAGACTGCTGAGCTGTTCTGCGGCATCGTCAATCGCTGGAGAGAAATGGGCGGCTGGGAAGAGTTCGACGAATAA
- a CDS encoding electron transport complex subunit RsxD — translation MALPRITSPHTKGSNRTQRVMLLVLAATLPGMIALTWLYGAGTLINLIWASAVALGSEALILRLRQRPVQFFLRDGSALVTAVLLALALPPYSPWWLTLIATGSAIVLGKQLYGGLGQNPFNPAMIGYVVVLVSFPVEMTTWPVPHTVGLSAGLQHILGIASLPDGWTQATALDVLKVNKSLTVDELWANPAFGHFGGIGSEVVNLAFLAGGLFLLHKRLFTWHAPIGMLAALAIMSLLFWNGSGSDSHGSPLFHLLSGATMLGAFFIVTDPVSSATSNQGRLIFGAGVGILVYVIRAWGGYPDAVAFAVLLMNLSAPTIDYYTRPRTYGHRKAERGFKLGE, via the coding sequence ATGGCCCTGCCCCGAATCACCTCGCCGCACACCAAGGGGAGCAACCGCACTCAGCGCGTCATGTTGCTAGTCCTGGCGGCAACCCTGCCCGGCATGATTGCCCTGACTTGGCTGTATGGCGCCGGAACGCTGATTAACCTGATCTGGGCCAGTGCTGTCGCCCTCGGCAGTGAAGCACTGATACTTCGGCTGAGGCAACGCCCGGTGCAGTTCTTCCTGCGCGACGGCAGCGCATTGGTTACGGCAGTCCTGCTAGCGCTGGCATTGCCGCCGTACTCGCCGTGGTGGCTGACGTTGATCGCCACCGGCAGCGCCATCGTACTTGGCAAGCAGCTCTACGGCGGCCTTGGCCAGAACCCCTTCAACCCGGCGATGATCGGCTATGTGGTGGTGCTGGTCTCCTTTCCTGTGGAAATGACGACTTGGCCTGTGCCACATACGGTCGGTCTGAGCGCCGGCCTGCAGCACATCCTCGGCATCGCCTCGCTACCGGACGGCTGGACACAAGCCACCGCGCTCGATGTGCTCAAGGTAAACAAGAGTCTCACTGTCGATGAGCTCTGGGCCAACCCCGCGTTCGGCCACTTCGGCGGCATTGGCTCGGAAGTAGTCAATCTCGCATTTCTTGCCGGCGGCCTGTTCCTCTTGCACAAACGCTTATTCACCTGGCATGCGCCTATTGGCATGCTTGCAGCGTTGGCAATCATGAGCCTCCTGTTCTGGAACGGGTCAGGTTCCGATAGCCATGGTTCACCGCTGTTCCACCTGCTCAGCGGCGCCACCATGCTCGGTGCCTTTTTCATCGTCACCGATCCGGTGAGCAGTGCCACCAGCAACCAGGGACGGCTGATTTTCGGTGCTGGCGTCGGCATTCTCGTTTATGTCATTCGCGCCTGGGGCGGCTATCCGGACGCAGTGGCCTTCGCCGTGCTGCTGATGAACCTGTCAGCTCCCACCATCGATTACTACACCCGTCCGCGAACCTATGGCCACCGCAAGGCCGAGCGCGGCTTCAAGCTGGGCGAATGA
- a CDS encoding electron transport complex subunit RsxE, with the protein MSNPSYRELSINGLWKNNPALVQLLGLCPLLGVSNSAVNALGLGLATALVLICSNVGVSLVRGVVNTAVRLPAFVMIIAALTTCIELLMQAYTYELYQILGIFIPLITTNCVILGRADGFAAKHNPLIAGFDGLLMGLGFALVLVALGGLRELVGTGAVFANMQLLFGPIAADWQLTLVSDYKGFLLAILPPGAFIVLGLLIALKNRIDEHLTKRARATQPSAPVQSRRVRVTGVIE; encoded by the coding sequence ATGAGCAATCCAAGCTACCGCGAACTGAGCATCAATGGCCTGTGGAAGAACAACCCTGCGCTCGTCCAACTCCTAGGGCTGTGCCCGCTGCTCGGCGTGAGCAACTCTGCGGTCAATGCGCTCGGGCTCGGGCTCGCCACTGCCCTGGTGTTGATCTGCTCGAACGTCGGCGTATCGCTGGTACGTGGCGTAGTCAACACCGCGGTGCGGCTGCCCGCCTTCGTGATGATCATCGCGGCATTGACGACCTGTATCGAGCTGCTCATGCAGGCCTATACCTACGAGCTTTATCAAATACTGGGCATCTTCATCCCGCTGATCACGACAAACTGCGTCATTCTCGGCCGTGCCGACGGTTTCGCCGCCAAGCACAACCCACTGATTGCAGGCTTTGACGGGTTGCTGATGGGGCTCGGGTTTGCACTGGTGCTTGTGGCGCTGGGCGGCCTGCGCGAGCTGGTAGGCACCGGCGCGGTGTTTGCCAACATGCAGCTATTGTTCGGCCCGATTGCGGCCGACTGGCAATTGACGCTGGTCAGTGACTACAAGGGCTTCCTATTGGCCATTCTGCCCCCCGGCGCCTTCATCGTGCTCGGCCTGCTGATCGCCCTGAAGAACCGTATCGACGAGCATTTAACCAAGCGCGCCAGGGCGACGCAGCCATCTGCGCCTGTCCAGAGCCGGCGTGTGCGTGTCACTGGGGTGATCGAATGA
- a CDS encoding electron transport complex subunit RsxB — protein sequence MSLVVIAVLALLALCLVCGAILGFAAVRFRVEGDPIAEQINALLPQTQCGQCGYPGCKPYAEAIAGGDKINKCPPGGESTIQALADLLDVEPEPLDAVEGEVPPRVAYIREAECIGCTKCIQACPVDAIVGAAKQMHTVIVSECTGCDLCVEPCPVDCIDMIELGSNLQSWKWDQPLMPGQLIASDREQAA from the coding sequence ATGAGTCTGGTCGTGATCGCCGTGCTTGCACTCCTCGCGCTGTGCCTGGTTTGCGGAGCCATTCTCGGCTTCGCCGCGGTGCGTTTTCGCGTCGAAGGCGACCCGATCGCCGAACAAATCAATGCGCTGCTTCCGCAGACGCAGTGCGGCCAGTGCGGCTATCCAGGCTGCAAGCCTTACGCCGAGGCGATTGCAGGCGGCGACAAGATCAACAAGTGCCCACCCGGTGGCGAATCGACCATCCAGGCATTGGCCGACCTGCTTGATGTCGAGCCCGAACCGCTGGATGCCGTGGAGGGTGAGGTGCCGCCGCGTGTCGCCTATATCCGCGAAGCCGAATGTATCGGCTGCACCAAGTGCATTCAGGCTTGCCCGGTGGACGCCATCGTCGGCGCCGCCAAGCAGATGCATACCGTCATCGTCTCCGAGTGCACCGGCTGCGACCTCTGTGTGGAGCCGTGCCCGGTGGATTGCATAGACATGATTGAACTGGGCAGCAACCTGCAGAGCTGGAAGTGGGACCAACCCTTGATGCCAGGCCAATTGATCGCCAGTGATCGGGAGCAGGCCGCATGA
- a CDS encoding argininosuccinate synthase produces MADVKKVVLAYSGGLDTSVILKWLQDTYNCEVVTFTADLGQGEEVEPARAKAKAMGVKEIYIDDLREEFVRDFVFPMFRANTVYEGEYLLGTSIARPLIAKRLIEIANETGADAISHGATGKGNDQVRFELGAYALKPGVKVIAPWREWDLLSREKLMDYAAKHEIPIERHGKKKSPYSMDANLLHISYEGGVLEDTWTEHEEDMWRWTRSPETAPDTPTYIELTYRKGDIVAIDGKDMTPAEVLTYLNKIGGENGIGRLDIVENRYVGMKSRGCYETPGGTIMLKGHRAIESITLDREVAHLKDELMPKYASLIYNGYWWSPERSMLQQMIDASQANVNGVVRLKLYKGNVIVTGRKSDDSLFDANIATFEDDAGAYDQADAGGFIKLNALRMRIAANKGRTQF; encoded by the coding sequence ATGGCCGACGTAAAGAAGGTAGTCCTGGCGTATTCCGGTGGCCTGGACACCTCGGTGATCCTCAAGTGGCTGCAAGACACCTATAACTGCGAAGTGGTGACCTTTACCGCCGACCTCGGTCAGGGCGAGGAAGTCGAGCCAGCCCGTGCCAAGGCCAAGGCCATGGGCGTTAAGGAAATCTACATCGACGATTTGCGCGAAGAGTTCGTCCGCGACTTCGTCTTCCCCATGTTTCGCGCCAACACCGTTTACGAAGGCGAGTACCTGTTGGGTACATCCATCGCCCGTCCGCTGATCGCTAAACGCCTGATCGAGATCGCCAACGAGACCGGTGCTGATGCGATCTCTCATGGCGCCACCGGCAAGGGTAACGACCAGGTCCGTTTCGAGCTGGGCGCCTATGCGCTGAAGCCGGGCGTCAAGGTCATCGCCCCCTGGCGTGAATGGGACCTGCTCTCGCGCGAGAAGCTGATGGACTACGCGGCCAAGCACGAGATTCCGATCGAGCGCCATGGCAAAAAGAAATCGCCGTACTCCATGGACGCCAACCTGCTGCACATCTCCTACGAAGGTGGCGTGCTGGAAGACACCTGGACCGAGCACGAAGAGGACATGTGGCGTTGGACGCGTTCGCCTGAGACCGCACCGGATACCCCGACCTACATTGAACTGACCTACCGTAAGGGCGACATCGTTGCCATCGACGGCAAGGACATGACCCCGGCGGAAGTGCTGACCTATCTGAACAAGATCGGCGGCGAGAACGGCATTGGGCGTCTGGACATCGTCGAGAACCGCTATGTCGGTATGAAATCGCGCGGCTGCTACGAGACCCCGGGCGGCACCATCATGCTCAAGGGGCATCGTGCCATCGAGTCGATCACCCTCGACCGTGAAGTGGCTCACCTGAAAGACGAGCTGATGCCCAAGTATGCGAGCCTGATCTACAACGGCTACTGGTGGAGCCCTGAGCGCAGCATGCTGCAGCAGATGATCGACGCGTCGCAGGCCAATGTGAACGGTGTAGTGCGTCTGAAGCTCTATAAGGGCAACGTCATCGTCACCGGCCGCAAGTCGGACGACTCGCTGTTCGACGCCAACATTGCCACTTTCGAAGACGATGCGGGCGCCTACGATCAGGCCGACGCGGGTGGTTTCATCAAGCTCAACGCGCTGCGCATGCGCATCGCCGCGAACAAGGGCCGGACGCAGTTCTAA
- a CDS encoding dihydroorotase, whose amino-acid sequence MSDRLTLLRPDDWHIHLRDGAALPHTVADAARQFARAIIMPNLVPPVRNAAEADSYRQRILAARPDGNPFEPLMVLYLTDGTQPEDVRAAKACGYIFAAKLYPAGATTNSASGVTRIDNIFPVLETMAEVGLPLLVHGEVTRSEIDIFDREKYFIDEQLSQVTERFPTLKVVFEHITTRDAVQFVEAANSNVGATITAHHLLYNRNHMLVGGIRPHFFCLPILKRNVHQEALLDAATSGNPKFFLGTDSAPHAQHAKENACGCAGCYTAFAAIELYAEAFEQRGALDRLEAFASHFGADFYGLPRNTEHITLVRESWSVPANLPFGEHNVVPLRAGETLQWRLETNA is encoded by the coding sequence ATGTCCGACCGACTGACACTACTGCGCCCCGACGATTGGCACATTCACCTGCGCGACGGCGCAGCGCTGCCGCACACCGTGGCGGACGCCGCACGCCAGTTCGCACGAGCGATCATCATGCCGAACCTTGTACCTCCGGTTCGCAATGCAGCAGAGGCGGATAGCTATCGCCAGCGCATTCTTGCTGCCCGGCCGGACGGCAACCCGTTCGAGCCCTTGATGGTGCTTTACCTCACTGACGGTACGCAGCCCGAAGACGTGCGCGCCGCCAAGGCCTGTGGCTACATATTTGCCGCCAAGCTGTATCCAGCCGGTGCCACGACTAACTCGGCATCCGGCGTCACCCGCATCGACAACATATTTCCAGTGCTCGAGACGATGGCCGAGGTCGGCTTGCCGCTACTGGTGCATGGCGAAGTGACACGTTCAGAAATCGATATTTTCGATCGTGAAAAATACTTCATCGACGAACAGCTTAGCCAAGTCACCGAGCGTTTCCCCACGCTCAAGGTGGTGTTCGAGCACATCACCACCCGGGATGCCGTGCAGTTCGTCGAGGCTGCCAACAGCAACGTCGGCGCCACCATCACCGCCCACCATTTGCTCTACAACCGCAACCACATGCTGGTGGGCGGAATTCGCCCGCACTTCTTCTGCCTGCCAATCCTTAAGCGCAACGTCCATCAGGAAGCACTGCTTGATGCGGCTACCAGCGGCAATCCGAAGTTCTTTCTCGGCACCGACTCGGCCCCGCACGCCCAGCACGCCAAGGAAAATGCTTGCGGTTGCGCCGGCTGCTATACGGCGTTCGCTGCGATCGAGCTCTATGCTGAGGCGTTCGAACAGCGCGGCGCGCTTGACCGCCTGGAGGCCTTTGCCAGCCACTTCGGCGCCGACTTCTACGGTTTGCCGCGCAACACCGAGCACATCACCCTGGTACGTGAATCCTGGAGTGTGCCGGCCAACTTGCCGTTCGGGGAGCACAACGTCGTGCCCCTACGTGCAGGCGAAACCCTGCAATGGCGGTTGGAGACCAACGCATGA
- a CDS encoding electron transport complex subunit RsxA, translated as MTELALIMVSAILVNNFVLVQFLGLCPFMGVSKKIETAIGLSLATTFVLTLAAMCSYIVQQYVLKPLDLEFLRTISFILVIAVVVQFTEMVVNKTSPLLYRVLGIFLPLITTNCIVLGVALLNANKSEFTFLTATANGFAAGLGFSLVLVLFAAMRERIAIADVPRSFQGAAIGMVTAGLMSLAFMGFSGLIKL; from the coding sequence ATGACCGAACTCGCTCTGATCATGGTTAGCGCCATTCTGGTCAATAACTTCGTACTGGTGCAGTTTCTCGGTCTGTGTCCGTTCATGGGCGTTTCGAAGAAAATCGAAACGGCCATTGGTCTTTCGCTGGCGACGACCTTCGTGCTGACGTTGGCAGCCATGTGCAGTTACATCGTTCAGCAGTACGTCCTGAAGCCGCTAGACCTCGAGTTCCTCCGCACCATCAGCTTCATCCTCGTGATCGCTGTGGTGGTGCAGTTCACCGAGATGGTAGTGAACAAGACCAGTCCCCTGCTGTACCGCGTGCTGGGCATCTTCCTGCCGTTGATCACTACCAACTGCATCGTGCTCGGCGTCGCGCTGCTGAATGCCAACAAATCCGAGTTCACCTTTCTAACCGCTACGGCGAACGGATTTGCCGCAGGCCTGGGCTTTTCGCTGGTATTGGTACTGTTTGCAGCCATGCGTGAGCGCATCGCCATTGCCGACGTTCCCAGGTCGTTCCAGGGCGCAGCCATCGGCATGGTCACGGCAGGGTTGATGTCGCTGGCGTTCATGGGCTTCAGTGGGTTGATCAAGCTATGA